A single region of the Garra rufa chromosome 20, GarRuf1.0, whole genome shotgun sequence genome encodes:
- the btf3l4 gene encoding transcription factor BTF3 homolog 4, which yields MNQEKLAKLQAQVRIGGKGTARRKKKVVHRTATADDKKLQSSLKKLAVNNIAGIEEVNMIKDDGTVIHFNNPKVQASLSANTFAITGHAETKQLTEMLPGILSQLGADSLTSLRKLAEQFPRQVLDNKAPKAEDIDEEDDDVPDLVENFDEASKNEAN from the exons ATGAACCAAGAGAAATTGGCTAAACTTCAAGCCCAGGTGCGGATAGGGGGCAAG GGAACAGCACGCAGGAAGAAGAAGGTGGTGCACAGAACAGCAACAGCTGATGACAAGAAACTCCAGAGTTCATTAAAGAAGCTTGCGGTCAATAACATAGCTGGCATCGAAGAG GTGAATATGATTAAAGATGATGGCACGGTCATTCACTTCAATAACCCCAAAGTGCAGGCGTCTCTGTCCGCCAATACGTTCGCCATCACTGGCCACGCAGAGACCAAACAGCTTACGGAAATGCTCCCGGGAATCCTCAGTCAGCTCGGCGCTGACAGTCTCACAAGTCTGCGCAAACTCGCCGAGCAGTTTCCCAGACAGG TTCTCGACAACAAAGCTCCGAAAGCAGAAGATATCGATGAAGAAGATGATGATGTCCCAG ATCTTGTAGAGAACTTCGACGAGGCGTCAAAGAACGAGGCAAACTGA